The proteins below come from a single Iocasia fonsfrigidae genomic window:
- a CDS encoding CAP domain-containing protein has translation MKKAKFLLFVLLTISLVSCSQQEQSQPVEPLQSSIFQTADVQYCRVNSSSLPVKAGASNQFGTISKLSQNDVVRVLGKIDDWYIVRLDDYRVGCIDSTQTSPVVKDGQTNNEIQAPGGGNQNNQTPQTQEPAQSGNGNTQTPPTQANNGNQANPPSNQESQLLNLVNQERRKNDLPVLKASGELNRVARVKAQDMVDNNYFSHNSPTYGSPFDMLDQFNVEYQYAGENLAKNTSVSRAHSALMRSSGHRRNILNPNFTHIGIGVKQEDNAYIYVELFTGVPQ, from the coding sequence ATGAAAAAAGCCAAGTTTTTACTCTTTGTGCTGCTGACAATATCATTGGTCTCATGCAGTCAACAGGAGCAGAGCCAGCCAGTAGAACCCCTCCAATCCTCTATCTTTCAAACAGCTGATGTACAATACTGCCGGGTAAATAGCAGTAGTCTGCCTGTCAAAGCAGGTGCCAGTAATCAATTCGGAACAATAAGCAAACTCTCCCAGAATGATGTTGTCAGAGTCCTTGGAAAAATCGATGATTGGTATATTGTACGCCTTGATGATTACCGGGTAGGGTGTATAGACTCAACACAGACAAGCCCGGTTGTAAAAGACGGTCAAACAAATAATGAAATCCAAGCACCTGGGGGTGGTAATCAAAATAATCAAACACCTCAAACACAAGAACCAGCTCAATCGGGAAATGGCAATACACAAACACCACCTACACAGGCTAATAATGGAAACCAGGCCAACCCACCATCTAATCAGGAGAGTCAGCTGCTTAACTTGGTGAACCAGGAAAGGAGAAAAAATGACCTTCCTGTACTGAAAGCAAGTGGCGAACTTAACCGGGTAGCTAGAGTAAAAGCCCAGGATATGGTTGATAATAATTACTTTAGCCACAACTCTCCAACCTACGGCAGCCCTTTTGATATGTTAGACCAGTTTAATGTTGAATATCAATATGCTGGAGAAAATCTAGCCAAAAACACCTCTGTTTCCCGGGCACATTCTGCCTTAATGAGATCAAGTGGTCACCGCCGCAATATACTTAATCCTAATTTTACCCATATCGGCATAGGTGTCAAGCAAGAAGATAATGCCTATATCTATGTAGAATTATTTACTGGAGTACCACAATAA
- the mnmA gene encoding tRNA 2-thiouridine(34) synthase MnmA encodes MDKKDTRVIVGMSGGVDSSVAAMLLKEEGYDVKGIFMKNWDEPSEEGYCTATEDFEDVKKVCYQLDIPYYTVNFEKEYWERVFEYFLDEYKNGRTPNPDVICNKEIKFKAFLNYALQLDADYIATGHYARVEEKDGIYQLLRGKDPGKDQSYFLCTLGQQQLAKTLFPIGGIVKDKVRDMAASAGLNTAEKKDSTGICFIGERNFKNFLQNYLPAQPGNICTMSGDVIGRHDGLMYYTIGQRRGLGIGGGRGDGSGEPWYVAAKDLKENILYVVQGGDNPVLFSRGLIATDLHWVMEQPPADSFACTAKFRYRQSDRGVDVELQDQKCRVIFNQPQKAITPGQFVVFYRDECCLGGGIIAQVIK; translated from the coding sequence ATGGATAAAAAGGATACAAGGGTGATAGTAGGAATGTCAGGAGGTGTTGATTCTTCAGTTGCTGCTATGCTTCTTAAGGAAGAGGGCTATGATGTTAAAGGTATTTTTATGAAAAACTGGGATGAGCCATCTGAGGAGGGTTATTGTACGGCTACTGAAGATTTTGAAGATGTTAAAAAGGTCTGTTATCAACTTGATATACCCTACTATACAGTAAACTTTGAAAAAGAATACTGGGAGAGGGTTTTTGAATATTTCCTGGATGAATATAAGAACGGTAGGACACCAAATCCAGATGTTATCTGTAATAAAGAGATTAAATTTAAAGCCTTCCTTAATTATGCCTTACAATTGGATGCTGATTATATTGCTACAGGACATTATGCTAGAGTAGAAGAGAAAGATGGGATTTATCAGCTTTTGAGGGGTAAAGACCCAGGTAAGGATCAGAGTTATTTTCTCTGTACTCTGGGACAACAGCAGTTAGCCAAAACACTTTTTCCAATTGGAGGTATAGTTAAAGATAAGGTAAGAGATATGGCAGCTTCAGCTGGCCTTAATACAGCTGAAAAAAAAGATAGCACAGGTATTTGTTTTATAGGTGAAAGAAACTTTAAAAACTTCTTACAGAATTACCTCCCTGCTCAGCCTGGAAACATATGCACTATGTCTGGGGATGTGATTGGCAGACATGATGGTTTAATGTATTATACAATAGGTCAGCGCCGCGGCCTGGGTATAGGTGGTGGCAGGGGTGATGGTTCAGGTGAACCATGGTATGTAGCTGCCAAAGACCTTAAAGAAAATATATTATATGTAGTACAGGGAGGGGATAACCCCGTTCTTTTCTCCAGGGGTTTAATAGCTACCGACCTACACTGGGTTATGGAACAGCCCCCTGCTGATAGTTTTGCTTGTACAGCCAAATTTCGTTATAGACAGTCAGATAGAGGGGTGGATGTAGAATTACAGGATCAAAAATGCCGGGTAATTTTTAATCAACCCCAGAAAGCTATAACACCTGGACAATTTGTAGTATTTTACCGGGATGAATGTTGTCTGGGTGGAGGTATTATTGCTCAAGTAATTAAATGA
- a CDS encoding response regulator transcription factor has translation MVEDRILIIEDEKQIARFMELELTHEGYQVVVEYNGKEGLVSWQESDFSLIILDIMLPGLDGIELCQRIRRESNIPIIMVTAKDSTSDKVKGLDIGADDYLTKPFVIEELLARIRALLRRNINSNEADKRGLLKVDNLVVDQVKYRVSRAEEVIELTKKEYDLLVYLLINKGMVLSREKILNDVWGYDYVGETNIVDVYIRYLRSKIDDPYQEKLIQTVRGVGYVIKDEQG, from the coding sequence ATAGTGGAGGATAGAATCTTAATAATAGAAGATGAAAAACAGATAGCCCGTTTTATGGAATTAGAACTAACACATGAAGGGTATCAGGTTGTAGTTGAATATAATGGCAAAGAAGGCCTGGTCAGCTGGCAGGAGAGCGATTTTAGTTTGATTATATTAGATATTATGTTACCGGGTTTAGATGGGATTGAGCTCTGTCAGAGGATACGCAGAGAATCTAATATCCCGATAATAATGGTTACTGCCAAAGATTCTACGTCAGATAAAGTCAAGGGGTTAGATATAGGTGCTGATGATTATCTAACAAAACCATTTGTCATTGAAGAATTATTAGCCCGTATCAGAGCCTTGCTGCGCAGGAATATTAATAGTAATGAAGCTGATAAAAGAGGCCTGCTCAAGGTCGATAATTTAGTAGTAGATCAGGTAAAATACAGGGTCAGTAGGGCTGAAGAGGTAATAGAGCTTACTAAAAAAGAGTATGATCTGCTGGTATATCTCTTAATAAATAAGGGTATGGTTCTTTCACGGGAGAAAATATTGAATGATGTCTGGGGATATGATTATGTAGGAGAAACAAATATAGTTGATGTTTATATCCGTTATTTGAGGAGTAAGATAGATGACCCCTATCAGGAGAAATTAATACAGACTGTACGTGGGGTTGGTTATGTTATCAAGGATGAGCAAGGATGA
- a CDS encoding sensor histidine kinase, protein MINLFDWKKKISTKLTIIYAVMFILVILLLNGAAYFGLRYFIINSAHSNLDKTMEFILNRINSSYELYETDIIEEISQTEQNIYFRILSPQENILGQSTLLKDQTIPLKPGYNNLIIDDRPFIYRSSFILKRGNFIGYLQGVREMTLEYRFLRALLTVMIATSIVGILGAVLTGYMITKKTLEPLSRMTKTVRNISFNDLGKRLELTGPEDELYHLADTFNSMLDRLEDSFKKQQQFISDASHELRTPISVIRGYINLLDRWGKNEAEVRDEAIEAIKNEAGNMQSLTEGLLFLARSDSDQLEIKKDYFPWKELIDELLKETEMISEDLLIESNRTPELEFYGDRKLIKQMLRIFIDNSIKYTPAGGEIRINSVLTGDGVKVSIADTGIGIAEEDIPYIFERFYRADKSRSEEKGLGLGLSIAKWIIEEHQGEVVINSKPGQGTSVEVFLPNKAENTI, encoded by the coding sequence ATGATCAATCTTTTTGATTGGAAAAAAAAGATTTCTACCAAATTAACTATTATATATGCTGTAATGTTTATCCTGGTAATATTACTATTAAATGGAGCGGCCTATTTTGGTCTGCGTTATTTTATTATAAATAGTGCCCATAGTAACCTTGATAAGACAATGGAATTTATTTTAAATAGGATTAATAGTAGTTATGAGCTCTATGAAACAGACATTATAGAAGAGATAAGTCAGACAGAACAGAATATATATTTTCGAATCCTCTCTCCTCAGGAGAATATCCTGGGTCAGTCTACTTTACTTAAAGATCAGACGATTCCTCTGAAACCGGGATATAATAATTTGATTATTGATGACAGGCCTTTTATCTACCGGAGTAGTTTTATTCTTAAAAGAGGGAATTTTATAGGCTATCTTCAAGGTGTTAGAGAAATGACCCTGGAATACCGTTTTTTACGCGCTCTGTTGACAGTAATGATAGCAACCAGTATTGTGGGGATCTTAGGGGCAGTTCTTACTGGTTACATGATAACTAAAAAGACCTTGGAACCACTCAGCCGGATGACAAAAACAGTCAGGAATATCAGTTTTAATGACCTGGGAAAGAGACTGGAGCTTACTGGCCCAGAAGATGAGCTCTATCATCTGGCAGATACCTTTAATTCAATGTTGGACAGATTAGAGGATTCCTTTAAAAAACAACAGCAGTTTATTTCTGATGCCTCCCACGAATTGAGGACACCTATCTCTGTAATACGCGGTTATATAAATCTGCTGGACCGTTGGGGAAAGAATGAGGCGGAAGTCAGGGATGAAGCAATAGAGGCTATCAAAAATGAAGCTGGCAATATGCAGTCTCTGACAGAAGGTTTACTTTTTCTGGCCCGTAGTGATAGTGATCAGTTAGAAATAAAAAAGGATTATTTTCCCTGGAAGGAACTTATTGATGAGCTGCTAAAAGAGACAGAGATGATTAGTGAAGACCTGCTTATTGAATCTAATCGTACCCCAGAATTAGAGTTTTATGGTGATAGAAAATTGATTAAGCAGATGCTGAGGATTTTTATTGATAATAGTATTAAGTATACTCCAGCAGGGGGGGAGATAAGGATTAATTCAGTGTTAACCGGAGATGGGGTAAAAGTGTCGATTGCTGACACAGGTATAGGTATAGCTGAAGAGGATATACCCTATATCTTTGAACGTTTTTACAGGGCGGATAAGTCCAGGTCAGAAGAAAAGGGTCTTGGTCTGGGTTTATCTATAGCTAAATGGATTATAGAGGAGCACCAGGGAGAAGTAGTAATAAACAGCAAGCCTGGTCAGGGAACCAGTGTAGAGGTATTTCTCCCTAATAAGGCTGAGAATACCATATAA
- a CDS encoding DsrE/DsrF/DrsH-like family protein: MHKINILMFSGDYDKALAALILANSAKDIGLDATIFFAFWGLFLIRDPKKFSVEDKTQYEKMFGMVTPKGPEELPLSRMNMSGLGKKMLEKMMEDDDTPLLSNFLQEARNNGVEFFGCQLSVEVMGIKKEELLAEVEIITAQDYLKDALNSNIQLFI; the protein is encoded by the coding sequence TTGCACAAAATTAATATACTAATGTTTAGTGGTGATTATGATAAAGCATTAGCTGCTTTAATACTGGCAAACTCTGCTAAAGATATCGGACTTGACGCTACTATATTTTTTGCCTTCTGGGGTCTTTTCTTAATTAGAGATCCTAAAAAATTTTCTGTGGAAGACAAAACACAATATGAAAAAATGTTTGGTATGGTAACACCAAAAGGACCTGAAGAATTACCTCTTTCCAGAATGAATATGAGTGGACTGGGGAAAAAAATGCTAGAAAAAATGATGGAAGATGATGATACCCCTCTTTTGTCAAACTTCCTACAGGAAGCCCGTAATAATGGGGTGGAGTTTTTTGGATGTCAACTTTCAGTTGAGGTTATGGGGATCAAAAAAGAAGAACTGCTAGCGGAGGTAGAAATCATCACAGCCCAGGACTATTTAAAAGATGCCCTTAATTCTAATATTCAACTCTTTATATAA
- a CDS encoding aminotransferase class V-fold PLP-dependent enzyme produces the protein MPLGNSPFRKYILGLETKVPLANGQQTNYINFDNAATTPPLYSVIKTLNDFAPWYSSIHRGQGYKSLLSSEFYEDSRKIVLNFVKGNPVSHTVVYGKNTTEAINKLSYRLSNSEGKNVILTTEMEHHSNDLPWRNRFTVDYIKSTDDGSISLADLESKLIKYNDRVRLITLTGASNVTGYKNPIYKAAGLAHHYHTKILIDAAQLIPHSPIDMKHANESEKIDFLVFSAHKMYAPFGTGVLIAPKETFLNGSPEYSGGGTVKVVTQDNVYWDLPPHKEEAGTPNIMGIIALMEAINSLTKFGLDKISNYEEKLCNYTAKQLQNIPDLKIYNTKKIPKVAIIPFNIKGIRHDILARCLSHEAGIAVRNGCFCAQPYIQKILKISPGEIKRHINNTELHPGLVRISFGMYNTYEEINKLIEILNDISKDKNKYLRKYS, from the coding sequence ATGCCCTTAGGCAATTCTCCTTTCCGTAAATATATTCTCGGTTTAGAAACTAAAGTCCCATTAGCTAATGGGCAACAAACCAACTACATAAATTTTGATAATGCTGCTACAACACCACCATTATATTCAGTCATTAAAACCCTTAATGATTTTGCACCCTGGTATTCATCAATTCACCGTGGTCAAGGTTATAAATCTTTATTATCATCAGAATTCTATGAAGATTCCAGGAAAATAGTATTAAACTTTGTTAAAGGTAATCCTGTTTCACACACAGTTGTCTACGGCAAAAACACTACTGAAGCAATTAATAAATTATCATACCGCTTATCCAATAGTGAAGGTAAAAATGTTATTCTTACTACAGAAATGGAACATCACTCTAATGATTTACCCTGGAGAAACAGGTTTACCGTAGATTATATTAAAAGTACTGATGATGGCTCTATATCACTTGCTGACCTGGAGTCAAAACTTATAAAATATAATGATAGAGTAAGGTTAATTACTTTAACTGGGGCCTCCAATGTCACCGGATATAAAAATCCTATTTATAAAGCAGCAGGCCTGGCACACCACTATCATACTAAAATATTAATCGATGCTGCTCAACTTATTCCCCACAGCCCAATTGATATGAAACATGCTAATGAAAGTGAGAAAATAGACTTTTTAGTATTTTCTGCTCATAAAATGTATGCCCCCTTTGGTACAGGGGTTCTTATCGCCCCTAAAGAAACATTTCTAAATGGAAGCCCGGAATATTCTGGTGGTGGTACAGTTAAAGTTGTAACACAGGATAATGTTTACTGGGATCTCCCCCCACACAAAGAAGAAGCCGGCACCCCAAATATAATGGGCATTATAGCCCTAATGGAAGCAATTAATTCCTTAACTAAATTTGGCTTAGACAAGATTAGCAACTATGAAGAAAAATTATGTAATTATACAGCTAAACAATTACAAAATATACCTGATTTAAAGATATATAACACTAAAAAAATCCCTAAAGTTGCCATTATACCGTTTAATATTAAAGGAATAAGACATGATATACTTGCTCGTTGTTTATCTCACGAAGCAGGCATTGCAGTCAGAAATGGTTGTTTTTGTGCACAACCTTATATACAAAAGATCCTGAAGATAAGTCCGGGGGAAATCAAAAGACATATTAATAATACTGAACTACATCCTGGCTTAGTAAGAATTAGTTTCGGCATGTACAACACATATGAAGAAATAAACAAATTAATAGAAATACTTAATGATATAAGTAAAGATAAGAATAAATATTTAAGAAAATATAGCTAA
- the larB gene encoding nickel pincer cofactor biosynthesis protein LarB: protein MFRDKDQIKQILKDVQANKLSIENAMEDIYDCGYHDIGIAKIDHNRDRRRGFPEVVLAEGKTSEQVVKIMESLAEYHSNILATRAEPETYELVKQIIPEVKYNKLGRVIILERRPLPRKGSVVVVCAGTSDLPVVEEACETALIMGNEVKKLRDVGVAGVHRLLDNLDILHQARVIIVVAGMDGALPSVVAGLVDKPVIAVPTSVGYGASFNGLAPLLTMLNSCAAGIGVVNIDNGFGAAYLANSINKMGI, encoded by the coding sequence ATGTTTAGAGATAAAGACCAGATTAAGCAAATTTTAAAAGATGTTCAGGCTAATAAATTGAGTATTGAGAATGCAATGGAGGATATTTATGACTGTGGTTATCATGATATAGGTATTGCTAAAATAGATCATAATCGTGATAGAAGAAGGGGATTCCCTGAGGTAGTTCTTGCTGAGGGAAAAACCAGTGAACAGGTAGTGAAGATTATGGAATCGCTGGCAGAATATCACTCCAATATACTGGCTACCAGGGCAGAACCAGAAACATATGAACTTGTTAAACAAATTATTCCCGAGGTAAAATATAATAAATTAGGGCGGGTAATAATCCTGGAGCGGAGACCACTGCCCAGAAAAGGCTCTGTTGTAGTCGTTTGTGCTGGTACATCAGACCTCCCTGTAGTAGAAGAAGCCTGCGAAACAGCCCTTATTATGGGAAACGAGGTTAAAAAGTTGAGGGATGTAGGGGTTGCCGGAGTACACCGTCTCCTGGACAATTTAGATATTTTGCATCAGGCCAGAGTAATCATTGTAGTAGCAGGTATGGATGGGGCTTTGCCCAGTGTTGTAGCTGGATTGGTGGATAAGCCTGTTATAGCTGTCCCAACTAGTGTGGGTTATGGTGCCAGTTTTAATGGTCTTGCCCCTTTATTAACCATGCTTAATAGTTGTGCTGCTGGAATAGGTGTGGTTAATATTGACAATGGTTTTGGAGCAGCTTATTTGGCTAATTCAATTAATAAAATGGGTATCTAG
- a CDS encoding sodium-translocating pyrophosphatase, with product MNILLLAPFASLAALLFAAYLSYSVMKESEGSAEMVKIAEAIRHGARAYLKRQYAGVAIFFAVMFVVLLVFAYIGYLSYFVSFAFLTGGFFSALSGYIGMTIATNANARTAFAAKKSLNRSLKIAFSSGAVMGLAVVGLGMFHLSFWYYFLDWFYRFLPEAEKIQKITSAMLNFGMGASSMALFARVGGGIYTKAADVGADLVGKVEVGIPEDDPRNPAVIADNVGDNVGDVAGMGADLYESYIGSIVSTTALAVAAGLGIRGVAIPFVVAAVGVLASIIGTFFVKSGEDADQGVLLKALRKGTYVSSLLVVVVSYFLIRNILGVEYIGVFYAMLSGLIAGLLIGFFTEYFTSDTYSPTQKLSATANTGPATVIISGISLGMLSTALPVIIIGIAVLASFYLAGGAESFNMGLFGVGISAVGLLSTLGITLATDAYGPVADNAGGIAEMSHQESEVRERTDALDSLGNTTAATGKGFAIGSAALTALALIVAYKNEVELIAVSVRPDFQFSLSILNPNVLIGLFIGGMLAFIFAAFTMESVGKAAQEIVTEVRRQFKGSKGILDGTVEPDYARCVDICTRAAQREMILPSLMAIIAPILVGVLLGVNGVAGMLAGSTVTGFLLAVMMANSGGAWDNAKKYIEAGNHGGKGSDSHKAAVVGDTVGDPFKDTSGPSINILIKLLCMVSIVFASFVLQNSIF from the coding sequence ATGAATATATTATTATTAGCTCCATTTGCCTCTCTGGCAGCTCTTTTATTTGCAGCATATTTATCATACTCTGTTATGAAAGAGAGTGAAGGCTCAGCAGAAATGGTAAAGATTGCTGAGGCTATCCGGCATGGGGCAAGGGCATATTTGAAAAGACAATATGCCGGAGTGGCAATTTTCTTTGCAGTTATGTTTGTAGTGTTGTTGGTTTTTGCCTATATTGGTTATCTCAGTTATTTTGTTTCCTTTGCTTTCCTTACTGGTGGTTTCTTTTCTGCTTTATCAGGATATATTGGCATGACTATTGCTACTAATGCTAATGCGAGGACAGCTTTTGCTGCTAAAAAAAGCCTTAACCGTAGTTTGAAAATAGCCTTCTCTAGTGGAGCGGTCATGGGTTTAGCGGTAGTTGGTCTGGGTATGTTTCATCTGAGTTTCTGGTACTATTTCTTAGACTGGTTTTATCGTTTTTTACCTGAGGCTGAGAAGATACAAAAAATCACCTCGGCTATGCTTAATTTTGGGATGGGTGCCAGTTCTATGGCCTTATTTGCCCGTGTAGGTGGGGGTATATATACCAAAGCGGCTGATGTTGGCGCTGACCTGGTTGGTAAGGTAGAGGTTGGTATTCCAGAAGATGACCCCAGAAATCCGGCTGTTATTGCTGATAATGTTGGTGATAATGTTGGTGATGTAGCAGGCATGGGGGCTGATCTATATGAGTCATATATCGGCTCAATTGTCTCAACTACAGCCCTGGCTGTAGCTGCTGGCCTGGGTATAAGGGGTGTAGCTATTCCCTTTGTTGTAGCTGCTGTTGGTGTTCTGGCTTCAATTATTGGGACTTTTTTCGTTAAATCAGGGGAAGATGCAGATCAGGGTGTCTTATTAAAGGCTCTGCGCAAAGGGACATATGTAAGTTCTTTACTGGTTGTTGTTGTCTCTTATTTTCTCATTAGGAATATACTTGGTGTTGAATATATTGGTGTCTTTTACGCTATGTTAAGTGGTTTGATTGCTGGTTTATTAATAGGCTTTTTCACAGAATATTTTACTTCAGACACATATTCGCCTACTCAGAAACTTTCTGCCACAGCCAATACTGGACCTGCTACGGTGATAATTAGTGGTATTTCACTTGGTATGCTCTCTACTGCTCTGCCGGTTATTATAATTGGTATAGCAGTTCTGGCCAGCTTTTATCTGGCAGGTGGAGCAGAGAGTTTTAATATGGGATTATTTGGTGTAGGGATATCGGCAGTTGGTCTTTTAAGTACCCTGGGGATAACCCTGGCAACAGATGCCTATGGTCCAGTGGCAGATAATGCTGGGGGGATAGCAGAAATGTCTCACCAGGAATCAGAGGTCAGGGAACGTACAGATGCCCTTGATTCTCTGGGTAATACTACTGCTGCTACTGGTAAGGGTTTTGCAATTGGTTCTGCTGCCTTGACAGCCCTGGCCTTAATAGTTGCTTATAAGAATGAAGTTGAGCTTATAGCAGTTTCTGTCAGACCTGATTTTCAGTTTTCCCTTAGTATACTAAACCCTAATGTCTTAATTGGTCTCTTTATTGGTGGTATGCTGGCCTTTATTTTTGCGGCTTTTACTATGGAGTCTGTTGGTAAGGCAGCTCAGGAGATTGTAACAGAGGTAAGAAGACAGTTTAAGGGAAGTAAGGGGATCCTGGATGGGACTGTAGAGCCTGATTATGCCCGCTGTGTGGATATCTGCACCAGGGCTGCTCAGCGGGAAATGATTTTGCCTTCTTTGATGGCGATAATTGCCCCTATTCTTGTCGGAGTATTACTTGGTGTAAATGGGGTAGCAGGAATGCTGGCGGGTTCAACTGTAACAGGTTTTCTGCTAGCAGTAATGATGGCCAATTCAGGAGGGGCCTGGGATAATGCCAAGAAATATATTGAGGCAGGCAATCACGGAGGAAAGGGCTCTGACAGTCATAAAGCAGCTGTTGTTGGTGATACTGTGGGGGACCCCTTTAAAGATACTTCTGGGCCTTCAATAAATATCTTGATAAAATTACTCTGTATGGTATCTATTGTTTTTGCTTCCTTTGTTCTACAGAATTCAATTTTTTAA
- a CDS encoding ABC transporter substrate-binding protein produces the protein MEKLSSKALFLLVLALIVIAAVFISFQGNEEEQLTIGIIQIVEHPALDAARDGFVDYLNENGYVVDEDVVYDMQNAQGDMANANTIARKFSNDKPDMILAIATPTAQAVANVVKDIPILITAVTDPVDAGLVESAEKPGGNVTGTNDMNPIDQQFDLIVDFVPEVKRVGIIYNAGESNSLVQVELAKDVAKELGIELVEATADNSAAVLQAAQSLADRVDAIYVPTDNTVVSAVESVVKVAEDNDIPLITGEGTTVKRGALATVGIDYYGLGEQTGAMALKILKGEAEPATMPIESQRDAKLIINKKAAEAMSVTIPDELLDKANEIIE, from the coding sequence ATGGAGAAGCTGAGTAGTAAGGCATTATTTTTGCTTGTGCTGGCCCTGATAGTTATTGCGGCGGTTTTTATATCTTTTCAGGGAAATGAAGAGGAACAACTAACGATTGGGATTATTCAGATTGTTGAACACCCTGCTTTAGATGCAGCGAGGGACGGCTTTGTTGATTATTTAAATGAGAATGGTTATGTTGTTGATGAAGATGTAGTCTATGATATGCAGAATGCCCAGGGGGATATGGCTAATGCAAATACTATTGCCCGTAAATTTAGTAATGATAAACCAGATATGATCCTGGCCATTGCAACACCTACTGCCCAGGCGGTGGCCAATGTTGTTAAAGATATACCGATTTTGATTACAGCAGTAACAGACCCTGTTGATGCAGGATTGGTTGAATCTGCAGAAAAACCAGGGGGTAATGTCACCGGGACAAATGATATGAATCCTATTGACCAGCAATTTGATTTAATTGTTGATTTTGTTCCTGAAGTAAAAAGGGTTGGAATTATTTATAATGCAGGTGAAAGTAATTCACTTGTACAGGTTGAACTGGCTAAAGATGTTGCTAAAGAATTAGGGATTGAACTGGTTGAAGCAACTGCTGATAATAGTGCAGCTGTCTTACAGGCTGCTCAGTCACTGGCTGACCGGGTAGACGCAATTTATGTACCAACTGATAATACTGTTGTGTCAGCTGTTGAATCTGTGGTTAAGGTAGCAGAAGATAATGATATACCTCTTATTACTGGTGAAGGCACAACAGTTAAGAGAGGTGCTTTAGCAACAGTAGGTATTGATTATTATGGTTTAGGTGAACAGACCGGGGCAATGGCCCTTAAAATACTGAAGGGTGAAGCTGAACCGGCTACTATGCCTATTGAGAGTCAGCGGGATGCCAAACTTATTATTAATAAAAAGGCTGCTGAAGCGATGAGTGTAACTATTCCTGATGAGTTATTGGATAAAGCTAACGAAATAATTGAATAA
- a CDS encoding ABC transporter permease codes for MSFNLLMGTLEQGLAYGLLAMGVYITFRILDFPDLTVEGSFPLGAAVAAVSIVSGVNPFLATFFAFLAGSIAGVITGIINTKLNIAGLLAGILTMTSLYSINLRIMGKSNIPLLRERTIITILRDLGIPAGYVALISFIIIVFLIKGLIDYFLYTEIGMAVRATGDNSVMIETLGVNPDTIKIMGLALANGLVALSGSLVAQYQGFTDIGMGIGMIVIGLASVIIGEVVIRTSKIPFATLGVILGSIIYRLAIAVALQLGFAPTDLKIVTAVLVVLALGAPSLRKIMIQDEFAEHLLEGGNIDVKTK; via the coding sequence ATGTCGTTTAATTTATTAATGGGAACCCTTGAACAAGGACTGGCTTATGGTCTTCTGGCTATGGGGGTCTATATTACATTTAGAATACTGGATTTTCCTGATTTAACAGTTGAAGGGAGTTTTCCCTTGGGGGCAGCTGTAGCTGCTGTGTCAATTGTGTCAGGTGTTAATCCTTTTCTGGCTACTTTTTTTGCTTTTTTAGCTGGTAGTATAGCAGGAGTAATTACTGGTATTATAAATACTAAACTCAATATTGCTGGACTACTTGCTGGTATACTCACCATGACTTCATTATACTCTATTAATTTAAGGATTATGGGTAAATCAAATATTCCACTTTTAAGGGAACGTACAATTATAACTATTCTAAGGGATTTGGGGATACCTGCTGGATATGTAGCACTTATTTCCTTCATAATTATTGTTTTTTTAATAAAAGGTTTAATAGATTATTTTCTTTATACAGAGATAGGTATGGCTGTCAGAGCAACTGGGGATAATTCTGTTATGATCGAGACACTGGGGGTTAATCCTGATACCATTAAGATTATGGGACTGGCTCTGGCTAATGGTCTGGTTGCCTTATCTGGTTCACTTGTGGCCCAGTACCAAGGGTTTACAGATATTGGTATGGGCATCGGTATGATTGTAATCGGACTAGCATCTGTCATTATAGGTGAGGTTGTTATTCGTACTAGTAAGATACCCTTTGCTACTCTGGGCGTTATCTTAGGGTCTATTATATATCGGCTGGCAATTGCAGTAGCTCTACAACTGGGTTTTGCTCCAACAGATTTAAAGATAGTTACTGCAGTCCTGGTTGTACTGGCACTTGGTGCCCCTTCATTAAGGAAAATAATGATTCAAGATGAGTTTGCCGAACACTTACTTGAAGGGGGTAATATTGATGTTAAAACTAAATAA